The following nucleotide sequence is from Atribacterota bacterium.
GTGGCTGTGATTATCCCTATCTATATTATGTTTTCGCGATTGGGGTTGCAGGATACGAGGTTGGGTATGGTTTTGCTCTATACTATGTCAAACCTTGGTTTGGCCATATGGATTATGAAAGGTTTTTATGATTCCGTACCAGTTCAGTACGAAGAGGCTGGGTTGGTGGACGGTTACACGCGCTGGAAAATATTTTGGAGGATTATCATTCCCTCGGTAAAGGGCGGTATTGCTGCAACCATGGGTTTTTGCTTTATTTTTGCCTGGAACGAATTTACCTTTGCATCGATTGTCACCACGCGATACGCGAAAACCCTTCCTCCCCGGATTGCTGCTGCTCTCGGTGCCGCGGGTCTTGATTGGGGTCAGGTTGCTGCAGCTGGATTTATTCTAATTGTTCCGGTTTTAGCGCTGTTCATTCTTATCCGAAATTACCTTTTAATGGGAATGACGTTCGGGGTTTTGGGGAGAAGATGAGGCGACTTGCGTTTTTTATAATTTTCGCCTTAATAAATATTTTCTGTTACCAGCTTGGTGCCATTAGTGTTCCCGCTTTCGTTCCTCAAGAAATGAGGCATTTTCTAAATAAGGTTCCGCTAAATTTAGATTGGCATTACACGTTGCCTCTTTTTGATTGCTCTAATCAAAAGATTGGGAAAGTGGTTGGTTATCGAGGTACGGAAGATACTCCTTATGAGTTTGTTTTTGTTGGGGATCAACTGATAGGAGTAGGGTTAGGAGAATATCTATCTAAAGTTTTAGAAGAGTCAAAGCGGTTGGCGCACGAAGCACTGATGAGTCGTTTTGGAGACCAAGTAAAAGTTTTGGATATACATTTAACCTGCATTAGCCCTGTGTCTTTCTGGGTAAGGATTATTTATAGCTACGAGGATAAAATTCTTGACGATCTTTATTTAAAAAGTGATTCTTTACATTTTACACTGGCTGAATGTAGTGGGCAGAACTTGGATTGGGAAAACGTCTCTTTGGTCACAGAATCTCCTCCGTTATCAGCCGGAGATTTTTCCTGGATTGAGGTCCGTCACGATTTCCCTTTTTGGGAGTACTATTTGAGTAGTCTTTCCAACGCCGTTGTCACTTTGGCGGATTACTGGAAAGCAAAAGGTTTTATTACAATGCCCATATACCCCGATGATCCTCATTTCTTATTGACTAATATTCATCTTATGATGCAGGATGTCGAAATGCTCAAAAGAAGGTGTGCTTGTGAGCAATCCGAAACCGGGGTATCGGAAATTTTGGAAAAGTTCATCAACGCTCGAGGTGGATCGGTGAGAGTTGTGACTAAAACTGTTTCTCTCGAGGATAATGTTGCTTCGAGCATTCAGGATGTAGAAAGGCTTATTCGCTTAGAGAATCAACCCTTCTTGTTTGAGTTGAAGGGAAATTGGAATACAAGTTATGGTATCGCAGTGGGATACGTTTCATCCCGAAATGGATTTTTTATAAGCACTCTTTTACCAGTGAAACCTGTTGGTGAAACAATGTGGAAACGATACTTCTTTCGGCTGACCCCAGGTTATATTCTCAAAATTTATGAAATTTCCACTGAAAGTGGGGAATAAAAGATGGATAGGAATAAAATGGACAAGAACGAAGGAATAGTAAATCAGAAAGAAGATGTAGTGGAGAAATTTATCAGGGTGAGTGATGCATTTACGCCTGCAAGAAAGACGTACGGTTTGTCAGATCGGACATTTATGTTTTTCTTTCTTCTTCCCAGCCTTTTCATTTTGCTGTTTTTGGTCGGTTATCCTTTCATTACTCTTATAAAGTCTGGTTTCTATAACTTTTCGGTGCTGAGAGCAGCAACTCCGCCCAAATTTATTGGCGTTGAGAATTTTTCTTTTATTTTGACTGACCCTTTTACTTGGGAACGATTCGTTTTTACAGGGAAATTCGTTATTTTAAACGTTCTGGTGCAGTTTCTTTTAGGAATCAGCATTGCCTATCTTTTGCAGAAGAACTTCAGGGGGAGAGGTCTTGTTTTGACGCTTATTCTTATGCCTATGATGCTCTGTCCAATTGTGGTGGGGTTGTTCTGGAAGTATATGTTTAATACTGAGTGGGGAATCGTTAATTACATTCTGGCACTTTTTAGAGTGAGTAAGATGGAATGGTTAGCTCGGGAAAGTGTAAGTATCTATAGTGTGATCATTGTGGATACCTGGATGTGGACGCCATTCATGATTCTGCTTGCTCTGGCCGCTTTTACCGCTATTCCAAAGTACCTTTACGAAGCAGCGGAAATAGACCGTGCTTCGTCTTGGTTTAAGTTCAGACATATCACTCTTCCTCTTTCGGCTCCAGTTTTAATCATAGCGGTTTTGTTCAGGATGATTGACTCGATTAAGGCTTTTGATTTGATTTATACCCTTACTGGTGGTGGGCCTGGTAGTGCAACGCAGACCCTTTCCTTTGATCTTTATAAGAGGGCTTTCCAGTACTTTTATACCGGCGAAGCATCTGCCTATGGTGTCATTCTTTTGCTTGTTATCATGAGCTTGAGCCTCATTTTCATTCGGTATCTTAACAGATTAGCGGCGCAAAATATACAAAGGTAGGTGTGGAAATTGTCCCTCGTTAGGTTAGAGAATTTGAAAAAATATTATGAAAATGTAAAGGCTGTTGATGGTATTAACTTACGAGTGGAAAATGGTAGTTTTGTGGTTCTACTAGGGCCTTCTGGATGTGGGAAGACAACCACTTTACGATGTATAGCCGGTTTGGAGATTCCCACCGAGGGAAGAATTTATTTTGATGAAAGGGACGTAACTGCCTTGAGTCCCAGCGAGAGAAATGTAGGTATGGTTTTCCAATTTTACGCTCTTTATCCGCACATGAAAGTGCTGGAGAATATTACTTTTCCTTTAAGAGCGTGTCGCGTCCCTCCCAGGAAGATTGAAGAGAAGGTCAGAGAAGTGGTGCAGATATTTCAGTTAAAAGATCTTTTGAAATATAAAGCAAGTATCTTACCACCTGGAGATCAGCAAAGAGTTGCTTTGGCAAGAGCTATTGTGCGTGAGCCTAATGTTCTTTTGCTTGACGAACCACTGAGTGCGCTGGATGAGAAATTTCGGGAAGAAATGCGGAGCGAATTAGGTAAGTTGCAGAAAAAGATTGGCATTACAACTGTATATGTTACTCATGACCAAAGGGAGGCCATGGCCTTGGGAGATGTGATAGTCGTCATGAGAGATGGCTTGATTTTGCAAATTGGTTCTCCCCAAGAACTGTACGAACATCCGAATTCGGTTTTTGTGGGTAATTTCTTAGGCACTCCAGGAATGAATTTCGTAGAGTGTGAGTATGATGAAGGTTCGCTGGTTTTGAAGGGGACAGATTACCGATTAAAGCTCCATAGGTCGGATTTGATTGACGCTCTCAAGAATTATCAAAACAGGGAGTTCATAATGGGAATAAGACCAGAATATGTCCATATCGATGGCGAAACAGGAAATGATGGTCTTCTATTAGAGATTATTGCTATAGAGCCTGCTGGTCGATATCGTCTCGTTGATTTTCTCGTGGGAGAAAAGATTTTTCGTGTGAGAACGGATTGGAGCTTGTCCTTAGTGACGGGACAAAAAGTTTGGAGTCGAATCAGGGAGGATAAGGTTTGTATTTTCGATCGCGATAATGGGATGGCTATCGTGAATTAAGGGGAGGAGTGTTATGCTTGAGCTGCGGAATATATCAAAAATCTTTGGAGACATCGTTGCTGTTGACGGTTTGAATTTGGAAGTACAGGATGGCGAGTTTTTCGTCATTCTTGGTCCTACTGGTGCTGGTAAAACCACTACGCTCAGAATCGTAATGGGTCTGGAAAAGCCTGACTCTGGAGAAGTTTATTATGATGGTCAGGAAATTACCCATGTCGCTCCTCCTTTAAGGAATTTTGCTTTTATGTTTGAATCACACAACCTTTACCCTGTTTTAAATGTATATGACAATCTTGCGTTTCCCCTTCGTTCGCCTCTTTTTAGGGTACCTGAAGATGAGGTAAAAAGGAGGGTGGAAAACATTGCCAGGGAGCTTCACATAACACATCTTTTAAAGCGCAAAGTTAGCCACCTTAGTGGTGGAGAACAGCAAAGAGTGGCGCTTGGTAGAGCTCTGGTGAGAAGACCGCGAATTTACATTCTTGATGAGCCGATAAGTAGTTTAGACTATAAGCTCAGGGAAGAATTGCAAACGGAATTCAAAAGAATTCACGAAGAGTATGGCATTACAATTCTTAGTGCTACTCATGATAATATTTCAGCTATGGCTATGGCAAGCCGTATTGGTATCATGGAGCATGGTAGAATCATTCAAGTGGGTTCCCCTCGTGAAGTGTATATCAATCCCGTGAATGTTAGTGTGGCTCGTATTATAGGAGCGCCTTCTATGAATTTCCTGGAATGCAATATTCTGAACGGGCAGTTGGCTATAAAGGATCGTCATGATTACATCTTTAAGGTGAGGTCTGAGAAATTTAAATTTTTGGAGGAGAAACTGAGAGGTGGAGATAGGGTTTTAGTTGGCATTTGGCCAGAAAGTATTCTGGTATCGGGAAGCGCAGATGAGGCTTGGATGAAAGCAGCTGTAGAAAATGTAGAATATCATGGCGCGGAGAAATTCGTTAATTTAAATCTTGGTGGGTGGCCCATTAAGGCGTTACTTCCTGGTGATTTTGTTCCTAGACACGGATCAGAGGTTTTTGTGCTATTTCCAGAAGAAAATCTTTATTTTTTTTATGTTGAAAGTGGTATGAGAATCTACACAAATTGAAGTTGGGGGTTGAAACCATGGGTCTTGATAATTCCTCAACCTTTTTGGCAAAGGGAATGGCTGGGAGAGAGAAAAAACGAAAGGTTGTTAATAGTATTGAAATTTTGGGTATGGGAATTATGGTGATGGGGATTGTCCTCCTTTTTCAGCCTTTTCATATCCAGCTTTTTAAGGGGGGTTTCCCTTTTCTTTTAATTGGTTATACGGTATACAACGTTTTTGCCCATATCCCGAGATGATAGAATCAAAATAAAGAAAGAAAGGAGCGAAAAATATGTTTAAGTTTGGGGTAGACACATTTATTTGGACGGAGGCTTTTTCGGAGAAGGATTTATGGGTGATCGATCGAGCGAAAGAGGTGGGATTTGAGGTCATCGATATTTTCATTTCCCATCCGGAAACGTTTCCAACGGAAAAGGTGAAGAAAAGAGTAGACCAGGTGGGTATCGAACCGGTGACGACCATTACCCTCAATGAAAAGACTAACCTTCTGTCACCAGATCCAAAAATACGGGAAAACGGGGTTGAGACCCTTAAACTGATGGTGGATATCAACTTGGCTTTGGGGTCGAAAATCATTGGGGGGGTGAATTATGCGGCTTGGGGCTATTTAACTGGTAAGCCTCGCACAGAAGATGAATGGAAGTGGTCGGTTGAGGCTATGCGTAAGGTGGCTGAATATGCAAAGGAAAAAGGGGATGTAGTCATCGCCGTAGAGCCAGTGCAGCGTTTTGAGACGCATTTTCTGAATATTGCTGAAGATGCCGTGCGGTACTGTAAAGATGTTGGTGTTCCGAACATGAAGGTTCATCTTGATTCTTTCCATATGATTCGGGAAGAGCGGAGTTTTAGAAAAGCGGTGGAAATTTGTGGCAAGGAGTATCTTGGTTATGTTCACGTGTGTGAAAGCGACCGAGGAGTACCGGGTACTGGCCTTGTCCCCTGGAAGGAGTTCTTTATCGCGTTAAAGGACATTGGGTACAGTGGACCTTTAGTGATTGAATCGTTTGACCCGAGCTTTGAGGAGCTGAACCGGATGTGTGCCATATGGCGAAAATTTGCTGAATCTGGAGAAACTTTGGCTGTAGAGGGTCTGAAAAATCTGAAAGCCATCGCCAGTGAAATTTGGACTTAGAGTATAGCCACAATCGCCTTTCTTCGTCCGTGATAAACCTGATGAAGAGAGGCGGTCTTTCCTTCCATATCTTGATTGGGTGATAAACGCTGAAGTTGGAACAAAACATCTTGACTTTTTGAATGTGATTTGATACTTTGTTAATCAACAATTGTTATAATTTTTGTTATCCAACAGTTATCCAACAGTTGTTGCAAAGGAGGGTCTAAATTGGATGGTTCAACCGATAAAGGCCTTTTGGCAAAGATTGCCAAGCTCTATTATCTTGATGAT
It contains:
- a CDS encoding carbohydrate ABC transporter permease, with the protein product FLEGGAGQTDFALCLINSFIAAGLGTFLAVILGVMAGYACSRFRFFGKNDYLFFTLSTRMLPPVAVIIPIYIMFSRLGLQDTRLGMVLLYTMSNLGLAIWIMKGFYDSVPVQYEEAGLVDGYTRWKIFWRIIIPSVKGGIAATMGFCFIFAWNEFTFASIVTTRYAKTLPPRIAAALGAAGLDWGQVAAAGFILIVPVLALFILIRNYLLMGMTFGVLGRR
- a CDS encoding sugar ABC transporter permease; translated protein: MDRNKMDKNEGIVNQKEDVVEKFIRVSDAFTPARKTYGLSDRTFMFFFLLPSLFILLFLVGYPFITLIKSGFYNFSVLRAATPPKFIGVENFSFILTDPFTWERFVFTGKFVILNVLVQFLLGISIAYLLQKNFRGRGLVLTLILMPMMLCPIVVGLFWKYMFNTEWGIVNYILALFRVSKMEWLARESVSIYSVIIVDTWMWTPFMILLALAAFTAIPKYLYEAAEIDRASSWFKFRHITLPLSAPVLIIAVLFRMIDSIKAFDLIYTLTGGGPGSATQTLSFDLYKRAFQYFYTGEASAYGVILLLVIMSLSLIFIRYLNRLAAQNIQR
- a CDS encoding ABC transporter ATP-binding protein, yielding MWKLSLVRLENLKKYYENVKAVDGINLRVENGSFVVLLGPSGCGKTTTLRCIAGLEIPTEGRIYFDERDVTALSPSERNVGMVFQFYALYPHMKVLENITFPLRACRVPPRKIEEKVREVVQIFQLKDLLKYKASILPPGDQQRVALARAIVREPNVLLLDEPLSALDEKFREEMRSELGKLQKKIGITTVYVTHDQREAMALGDVIVVMRDGLILQIGSPQELYEHPNSVFVGNFLGTPGMNFVECEYDEGSLVLKGTDYRLKLHRSDLIDALKNYQNREFIMGIRPEYVHIDGETGNDGLLLEIIAIEPAGRYRLVDFLVGEKIFRVRTDWSLSLVTGQKVWSRIREDKVCIFDRDNGMAIVN
- a CDS encoding ABC transporter ATP-binding protein is translated as MLELRNISKIFGDIVAVDGLNLEVQDGEFFVILGPTGAGKTTTLRIVMGLEKPDSGEVYYDGQEITHVAPPLRNFAFMFESHNLYPVLNVYDNLAFPLRSPLFRVPEDEVKRRVENIARELHITHLLKRKVSHLSGGEQQRVALGRALVRRPRIYILDEPISSLDYKLREELQTEFKRIHEEYGITILSATHDNISAMAMASRIGIMEHGRIIQVGSPREVYINPVNVSVARIIGAPSMNFLECNILNGQLAIKDRHDYIFKVRSEKFKFLEEKLRGGDRVLVGIWPESILVSGSADEAWMKAAVENVEYHGAEKFVNLNLGGWPIKALLPGDFVPRHGSEVFVLFPEENLYFFYVESGMRIYTN
- a CDS encoding sugar phosphate isomerase/epimerase family protein, whose amino-acid sequence is MFKFGVDTFIWTEAFSEKDLWVIDRAKEVGFEVIDIFISHPETFPTEKVKKRVDQVGIEPVTTITLNEKTNLLSPDPKIRENGVETLKLMVDINLALGSKIIGGVNYAAWGYLTGKPRTEDEWKWSVEAMRKVAEYAKEKGDVVIAVEPVQRFETHFLNIAEDAVRYCKDVGVPNMKVHLDSFHMIREERSFRKAVEICGKEYLGYVHVCESDRGVPGTGLVPWKEFFIALKDIGYSGPLVIESFDPSFEELNRMCAIWRKFAESGETLAVEGLKNLKAIASEIWT